ccaatccctcccgagacaccccaaaacccctcagaCCCCCAATAAACCTCACCTGGCTCCGCTCCCCGGGGAGTTTATTGGGGGGTGAtaaaggggggaaggaagggggggggtggtgtcttttggggggggggtacCCCAAATCCCTTCCCTCACAGTCCCCATCTtatggggggacacacacaccccccaccgcCACCACTACAAGCCGCCAtgacaggaggggctggggagaaggCGGCCATTagtgggggacccccccccagcccccccaatcCATCACCAGAGGGCGAtggcggtgcaggcagggccccaGGCTCGCCCTACCTGTGatgggagcgggcagggagctaCGGGCAGGAGGGAGGCGGGGAAGCCGACGGGGGAGCAGCCGCTGCCTCACGCCACAAAATGGCGGCCGCCCCTCAGCCGCAAAATGGCGGGAAGGCGCTGAGGCGACGCCGCGGGGGGCGTGGTTGAGAGGAGAGGGGGGCGTGGTTACGAGGAGGGGGGCGTGGCTAAGAGGAAGGAGGGCGGGGTCGTGGCACGCGGCACCCCGGCTTTcgcgcctcccgccgcgcccAGCCAATCAGAGCGcgccgccgggagcggggccgggggggggggggagggggcggtcGCCGTGGTAACGGCGGTGGCGCATGCGCGCTGCGGCCGCGCGTCCCCTCCTCTCTAACATGGCGGCGCTCCCGCCCCTCATTGGGCCgtcgggggtgggggtgggcggGGCCCGCGGCGTCACGTGGGCTGGCGGCCAatcgcggcgccgggcggcggagggaggaggggggggggggggcgggaagaggaggaggcggcggccaTTTTGTGCGCgcgggagagggaggggagggggggggggagggggggggcggggaagggctcgcgccgccgccgtcccgcccaatcagcgcccgccgcgggggcgcgcgcgcgccgggcgggggccaatccgcgccgccgccgccgccgccctcgcgcgcccccgccccccccccgtccccctccccccatcgcgcgaccccccccccccctccccacccctcccccacccgcctcccccctcccccccccccccccccgcccacgaACCGGCCGCGGCCGCAGCGCCATGGACCCCGCGAACTGGAGCAGCTTCATCTTCCAGGTACCGCccccggggggaggggaggggagggggggaggggtggggtgggggaggggagggggaggggggaggggaggggaggggagggggggcggcggcccccggcctgggcgggggggggagggagggagggaggggggggggacactgggtgCGCTGGGGGCCGCGCTCGCACTGGGGGCACTGGcggcactggtggcactggtggccaTGGTCACACTGGTCACACTGGTGGCCATGCTcacactggtggcactggtggccgTGCTGACACTGGGTGCGCTGGTGGCCACGGTCacgctgggggcactggtggcCGTGCGCGCACTGGCGACGCTGGGTGCAGTGGCGGCACTGCCGACACTGGCGGTCATGCTCACGCTGGTGACGCTGGTGGTCGTGCTCACACTGGTGGCACTGCTGACACTGGGTGCACTGCTGGCACTGGTGGCCATGGTCACACTGGTCACACTGGTGGCCATGCTcacactggtggcactggtggccgTGCTGACACTGGGTGCGCTGGTGGCCACGGTCacgctgggggcactggtggcCGTGCGCGCACTGGCGACGCTGGGTGCAGTGGCGGCACTGCCGACACTGGCGGTCATGCTCACGCTGGTGACGCTGGTGGTCGTGCTCACACTGGTGGCACTGCTGACACTGGGTGCACTGCTGGCACTGGTGGCCATGGTCACACTGGTCACACTGGTGGCCATGCTcacactggtggcactggtggccgTGCTGACACTGGGTGCGCTGGTGGCCACGGTCacgctgggggcactggtggcCGTGCGCGCACTGGCGACGCTGGGTGCAGTGGCGGCACTGCCGACACTGGCGGTCATGCTCACGCTGGTGACGCTGGTGGTCGTGCTCGCACTGGTGGCACTGCTGACACTGGGTGCACTGCTGGCACTGGTGGCCATGGTcacactggtggcactggtggccgTGCTGACACTGGGTACACTGGGTGCACTGGTGGCCACGGTCacgctgggggcactggtggcCGTGCGCGCACTGGCGACGCTGGGTGCAGTGGCGGCACTGCCGACACTGGCGGTCATGCTCAcgctggtggcactggtggtcGTGCTcgcactgggggcactggtggcCGTGCTCGCACTGGGGGCACTGCTGACACTGGGTGCACTGCTGGCACTGGTGGCCATGGTcacactggtggcactggtggccaTGCTGACACTGGGTACACTGGGTGCACTGGTGGCCACGGTCacactgggggcactggtggcCGTGCGCGCACTGGCGACGCTGGGTGCAGTGGCGGCACTGCCGACACTGGCGGTCATGCTCAcgctggtggcactggtggtcGTGCTCGCACTGGGGGCACTGCTgacactggtggcactggtggccaTGGTCacactgggggcactggtggcCATGTGCGCACTGGGGGCACTGCTGACACTGGGTGCAGTGGCGGCACTGCCAACACTGGCGGTCATGCTCACACTGGTGACGCTGGTGGCCGTGCTCACATTGGGAGCACTCATGGCCCTGGTGGTCATGCTCATGCTGGTGGCACCGAGCGCACTGGTGGCCGTGGTCACACTGGTGGCACTGCTGACACTGGTGGTCATGCTCACACTGGCAGCACTGGAGGTCGTGCTCCCACTGGTGGCACTGCTGACACTGGCGGCCATACTCACACTGGTGACCATACTCACACTGGTGACACTGGTGGCCATGCTGACACTGGGTGCACTGGTGGCCATGGTCACGGTGCTGACACTGGTGGCCATGCTCACACTGGTGGCACTGGCGGCACTGGTGGCCATGCTCACACTGGGTGCACTGCGTGCACTGGTGGCCATGGTCACACTGCTGACACTGGTGGCCCTGCTCTCACTGGGGATACTGGCGGCCATGCTCTTGCTGGTGGCACTGCTGACACTGGTGGCCAGGCTCTCACTGGGTGCACTGGTGGCCCTGCTCACCACTGGGTGCACTGGTGGTCGTGCTCGCACTGGGAGCACTCATGGCACTGGTGGCCATGCTCTCGCTGGTGGCGCTGCTGACACTGGTGGTCATGCTCGCACTGGGGGCGCTGGTGACACTGGTGGCCATGCTCTCACTGGCAAACACTGGTGGGCACGGTAGCGCTGGCAGCCATGGTGGCACCGGTGGTCATGGTGGCGCTGGCGCTGCAGGCGATGGTGACACTGGTGCTCATGggggcactggtggcactggtggtcATGCTCACACCGGTGGTCATGGCGGCACTGCCGGCGACAGCGGCACTGGCGGTACTGCTGGTCACAGTGACGCTGACTTTCGTGGTGACACTGGCAGTCCACGGTGACACCGATGGCTTTGGTGACGCTGGCCGTCGTGGTGGTCATGCTGACAGCAGCAGTGATGGTGACGCTGGTGCTCCTGGTGACACCGGCAGTCATGTGGCACCAGTGGTCGTGGTGTTGCTGCCAGTGAAGGTGACACCAGTGGTCACGGTGACGCTGGCTGTCGTGGTGACACTGGCGGTCATGGTGACATGGTCACGGTGACGCTGGTGGTCCTGGTGACACTGGCACTGGCACTGCCAGGGATGGTGGCACCGGTGGTCACAGTGACGCTGGCCATCACGGTGGCACTGGTGGTCACGCTGACACCAGCAGTCATGGTGATGCTTGCCGTCACGGTGACATAGTCATGGTATTGGTGACGGTCATGATGACACCGGCACTCGTGGTGGCACCGGTGGTCATGGTGGCACTGCCAGCGATGGTGACACCGGCCGTCACGGTGACGCTGGCCATCCTGGTGACACTGGCACTCGTGGTGACACTGGTGGTCATGCTGACACCAGCAGTCACGGAGATGCTGGCGGTCATGGGACGTGGTCATGGTGACGCTGGTGGTACTGGTGACACTGGCGGTCGTGGTGGCACCCGTGGCCATGGTGTCACTGCCGGCGATGGTGACGCTGGCCGTCATGGTGACGCTGGCGGTCCTGGCGACACCGGCCGTCATGCTGAAACCATCAGTCATGGTGACGCTGGCGGTCATGGTGACATAGTCCTGGTGACGGTGGCGGTCATGGTGGCACCGGTGGTCATGGTGGCGCTGCCAGCAATGGTGACGCCGGCCGTCAGAGTGACGCTGGCGGTCACGGTGACACCGGCCATCACGCTGACAGCAGCGGTCATGGTGACGCTGGCAGTCACGGTGACATAGTCGCGGTGACACTCATGGTGGCACCGGTGGTCATGGTGTCACTGCCAGGGATGGTGACGCTTGTGGTCCTGGTGACACCGGCACTCGTGGTGACAGTGGTGGTCACGGTGACATAGTCATGGTGACGGTGGAGGTCATGGTGGCTCCGGTGGTCATGGTGACGCTGGCGGTCACGGTGACATGCTCACGGTGACACTCGTGGTGGCACTGGTGGTTATGGTGTCACTGCCAGCGATGGTGACACTGGTGGCCATGGTGACACTGGTGGTCATGGTGACGCTGGCCATCATGCTGACACCAGCAGTCATGGTGACGCTGGCAGACACCGTAGTCACGGTGACGGCGGTGGCCATGGTGGCACCGGTGGTGGTGGTGTCGCTGCCAGCGATGGTGGCACCGGTGGTCGCGGTGGCACTGGCCATCATGGTGACATAGTCACGGTGACGCTCATGGTGGCACCGGTGGTGGTGGTGTCACTGCCAGCGATGGTGGCACCGGTGGTCGCAGTGGCGCTGGCCGTCACGGTGACATAGTCACGGTGACGCTCATGGTGGCACCGGTGGTGGTGGTGTCACTGCCAGCAATGGTGACGCCGGCCGTCACGGTGACGCCGGCGCTCCTGGCGACCCCGGCGCTCACGGTGGCACCGGTGGCCGCGGCGCCGCTGCCGGCGCCGGTGCCGCCGGCCCTCACGCCGGTGCCGTCGGTGCCGCTgcaggccgccgccgccccgccgccgcccgccgcccccgccgagGCGCTGCAGGTGGACCTGCTGCCGGTGCTGGCCGCCCCCCCGGAGAGCACcccccgtcgccgccgccgccgccgctgccgccaccaCCGTGGACGCCGCCGCCTCAAACCCCCCGCCCCCGAGTCGTgccccgccgccggtgccgccggtgccgccggtgccgccTCCCTCGGCCGAAGCGCCCCGCAAGTCCAAGAGCAAAGGGCCCTACATCTGCTCGCTGTGCGCCAAGGAGTTCAAGAACGGCTACAACCTCCGGCGCCACGAGGCCATCCACACCGGCACCAaagccgcccgccccggccccgccgccatgAAGATGCCCACCATGGTGCCCCTCAGCCTGCTGAGCgtgtcggggctggggggcggcggcggggcggaggggggagcggcggcggcggcggcggcggcggccacgcCCAAGCGGGCGCGGAAGAACCACGCCTGCGAGATGTGCGGGAAGGCGTTTCGCGACGTCTACCACCTCAACCGCCACAAGCTGTCCCACTCGGACGAGAAGCCGTACCAGTGCCCCGTCTGCCAGCAGCGCTTCAAGCGCAAGGACCGGATGAGCTACCACGTCCGCTCCCACGACGGCGCCGTCCACAAGCCCTACATCTGCAGCCACTGCGGGAAGAGCTTCTCCAGGtgggcggggcgcggggcagaCGGGGGCACGGTGGCGCGGGCGGTCGTGGGTGGTGACGCCGGGCGTCACGGGGATGGCGGGGGGCACGGTGAGGCTGGCGGTCATGGTGGGACTGGCGGTCATGGGGATGCTGGCGGTCATGGGGATGCTGGGTGTCACGGTGATGCTGGGTGTCACGGGGACAACGGGCATCACGGGGACGATGGGGGTCATGGTGACGCTGGCGGTCATGGTGGGACTGGTGGTCATGGGGACGATGGCGGTCATGGTGATGCTGGGTGTCACGGTGACGCTGGGCGTCACGGGGACGATGGGGGTCACGGTGATGCTGGCGGTCATGGTGGGACTGGCGGTCATGGTGGCACTGGGCGTCATGGGGACAATGGCGGTCGTGGTGGCGCTGGTGGTCGTGGTGACGCTGGGCGTCATGGGGACGATGGCGGTCATGGTGACACTGGAGATCATGGGGACGATGGCGGTCATGGTGACACTGGGTGTCATGGTGATGCTGGGTGTCATGGTGACACTGGGTGTCATGGTGATGCTGGGTGTCATGGTGACAATGGCGGTCGTGGTGACACTGGAGATCATGGGGACGATGGCGGTCATGGTGACACTGGGTGTCATGGTGATGCTGGGCGTCATGGGGACAATGGTGGTCGTGGTGATAGTGGTGGTCATGGTGACACTGGTGGGGCCATAGCGGTGCTGGGCGTCATGGTGACAACGGAGGTCACGGCGGCACTGGTGGTCGTGGTGACGCTGGGTGTCATGGTGACAGTGGCGGTCATGGTGATGCTGGGCGTCATGGTGGCGCCGGTGGCCATAGTGACGCTGGAGGCCACCGTGATGGTGGTGGTCACAGTGGCTCTGGTGGTCATGGTGGGACTGGCGGTCATGGTGACGCTGGAGGTCATGGGGACGATGGTGGTCGTGGTGACAATGCTGGTCACGGTGGTGTTGGGGGTCACGGTGACGCTGGCGGTCATGGGGACAGAGTTGGTCATGGTGACAATGGCAGTCGTGACACTGGGCGTCATGGTGACAATGGAGATCATGGAGATGCTGGTGGTCACGGTGGGACTGGCGGTCATGGTGACAACGGTGGTCACGGTGACGCTGCTGGTCACGATGATACTGGCGGTTATGGTGGCGCTGGTGGTTGTGGTGGCCATGGCGGTCATGGTGATGCTGGTGGTCACGGTGGCGCTGGGGGCCATAGTGACGCTGGAGGTCACGGTGACAATGGTGGTCGTGGTGACAACAGTGGTCACGGCAGTGCTGGTGGTCACGGCGGTGCTGGTggtcatggtgacaatggtggtCATGGTGGCACCGGGCATTATGGTGgcgctggtggccatggtggtgctGGTGGTCACGGTGGCGCTGGTGGTCACGGCGGTGCTGGTGGTCACGGCGGTGCTGGTGGTCACGGTGACGCTGGTGGTCACGGTGACACTGGTggtcatggtgacaatggtggtCATGGTGGCACTGGGCATCACGGTGgcgctggtggccatggtggcgCTGGTGGCCACGGTGGCGTTGGTGGTCAcggtggtgctggtggccacGGTGGCGTTGGTGGTCAcggtggtgctggtggccatggtggtgctggtggccatggtggcacTGGTGGTCATGGTGGCGCTGGTGGTCatggtggtgctggtggccacGGTGGCGTTGGTGGCCATGGTGGCGCTGGTGGTCACGGTGGTGCTGGCGGTCATGGTGGCACTTGAGGTCACTGTTGGTCACGGTGGTGCTGGTAGCCATGGTCATGCTGGCGGTCATGGTGGCACTGGACACCATGATGATACCGGTGGTCACGGTGACACTGGTGGTCATGGTGACGGTGGGGGTCATGGAGATGCCGGTGGTCGTGGTGGCCCTTGAGGTCATTGGGTGTCACAGCGATGGTGGTGGTCACGATGACGTTGGCTGTCACGGTGACGATGGTGGTCACGGTGGGGCTGGTGGTCACGGTGACGATGGTGGTCACGGTGGCACTGCTGGTCACGGTGGCACTGGTGTCACGGTGGCACCAGTGGTCATGGTGGGACTGGTGGCCGTGGTGGCACTGGGGGCCATGGTGACGCTGGAGGTCACGGCGGTGCAGGGGGTCATGGTGGCACTGCTGGTCATGGTGGGACTGGTGGTCATGGTGACCCGGGCAACCTTGGTGGCCCTGCTGGCCGTGGTGAGGCTGGTGGCCATGGTGAGGCTGGGGACCATGGTGGCCATGGTGACACCGGTGGCCATTGTGGCCGTGGTGACGCTGGTGGCCCTGGTGATGCTGGGAGCCCTGGTGATGCTGGTGACACTGGTGGCCACGGTGACACTGGGGGCCACGGTGACACTGGTGGCCATGGTgatgctggtggccatggtgatGCTGGGGGCCCTGGTGATGCTGGTGACACTGGTGGTCACGGTGGCTCTGGTgatgctggtggccatggtgatGCTGGCGGGACTGGTGGCCATCGTGacgctggtggccatggtggccatggtgacactggtggcactggtggcactggtggcactggtggccaCAGCAGGACTGGTGCGACTGGTGGCCATGGTGATGCTGGTGGCCATGGCGGGACTGGTGGCCATGGTgatgctggtgg
The sequence above is a segment of the Mycteria americana isolate JAX WOST 10 ecotype Jacksonville Zoo and Gardens unplaced genomic scaffold, USCA_MyAme_1.0 Scaffold_251, whole genome shotgun sequence genome. Coding sequences within it:
- the MAZ gene encoding LOW QUALITY PROTEIN: myc-associated zinc finger protein (The sequence of the model RefSeq protein was modified relative to this genomic sequence to represent the inferred CDS: inserted 1 base in 1 codon; deleted 1 base in 1 codon), whose amino-acid sequence is MDPANWSSFIFQAAAAPPPPAAPAEALQVDLLPVLAAPPESPPVAAAAAAAATTVDAAASNPPPPSRAPPPVPPVPPVPPPSAEAPRKSKSKGPYICSLCAKEFKNGYNLRRHEAIHTGTKAARPGPAAMKMPTMVPLSLLSVSGLGGGGGAEGGAAAAAAAAATPKRARKNHACEMCGKAFRDVYHLNRHKLSHSDEKPYQCPVCQQRFKRKDRMSYHVRSHDGAVHKPYICSHCGKSFSRPDHLNSHVRQVHSTERPFKCETCEXAFATKDRLRAHTVRHEE